GTTATGGAACGTCGTTTAATGAGCCAAGGTATTCAAGCTGAAGAGATTATGTTGCTCTGTAATGTCCACGCTTCTTTGTTTAATGGTTCGATTGAATCAGTCTATGAATTTAGCGAAGAACAAGACAAACCTGGCCACCCAATTCGTGTGATTAAGGAAGAAAATCTTGCTATCGAGACCGCACTTGATCGTCTTGAAAAGCTGTTAGTTGTTTACTTAGAAGAACAAGCTGCCGACTTAAAGCATGGTTTACTATTGCAACTCGACATCTTGTGGGAAATCGACAACCACTATAGCCGCAAGGAAAACTCCTTCTTTCCTATCATGGAACGCTACGGCCTAACTGCACCACCAAAAGTGATGTGGGGAGTCGATGATGAGATTCGTCAATTTATTAAGGATTTCCGTCTCATAATCGAAACAGACCAACTAGACCAAGCAGTCGAAGCTTTTGATAAAATGAAATACGAAATCGAAGAGATGATTGTCAAAGAAGAAGAAATCATGTTACCGATGATTATGCCATTCTTCAATGAAGATGACTGGTTGTCTATCGCTGCTGAATCAGAAGAAATTGGCTACTGCATGATTCAACCCGAAGCAAAATGGCAGCCCGAGCGCCATCAATTCCAAACAAATGGTATTCCAACTGACAAAGACGGTAATATCCAATTCGAGACTGGTTATCTAACCATGAAAGAATTAGAAAAAATTCTAAACGAACAACCGCTTGAATTAACCTTTGTCGATGCCAATGATAAAGTAAAATACTTTAATAATGGGCCTGGCAAAAAATTATTCCCACGTACTAAAAATGCCTTAGGACGTGAAGTTTATAACTGTCACCCACCAAAGAGCCAACCCATGGTTCGTCAACTGATTGCTGACTTTAAAGCAGGCATCAAAGATTCTGAAACACTTTGGTTCCGTGCACGCGGCAATTTCGTGATGGTGACTTATAAAGCCCTTCGTGATGAAGATGGCACTTATATGGGAGCCTACGAATATGTGCAAGACATCGAGCATATTGTTGATATTGATGACGAAAGACGATCATTTGATTAAGTACGAACGCGCACCCACTAGCTGGGTGCTTTTTTTATTGTCTCCAGTAAGATACAGCGACTTTTATAGAGCTGAAGCTCTTCTTTTTTATTTATAAAAGGGCTTAACATGGTACACTAAAGCTATCATTAATGGAGGTGTTGGCGGATGACTTACGACTTTGAATCATTGGTGGATCGCAGAGGGGTCGGCTCAGTGAAATGGGACCAGATGATTGCTTGGAAGGCAGATGTTTCTCCCGACGCGGTACCTCTGTCTATCGCGGATATGGAATTTAAAAATCCCCCGGAAGTTATCGAGGGACTGAAAGCTTATTTAGATGACAGTATTTTAGGTTACACGGCTCCCTATGCGAGCTTTCAAAAAGCAGTGATTGATTGGCAACAGAAACGCCATCAGTGGACGATTGAAGCGGATTGGATTGTGCATACGCAAGGGATTGTGGCTGCTTTTTATGCGGCAATTCGTGCTTTTTCAAAAGCTGGCGATGGGGTCATTGTTTTCCGCCCCGTTTACCATCCATTTTTAGAGGCGATTTTAGATAATGACCGCAAGGAAGTCAATGTGCCTTTAATCGAGACGGATGGCTATTACACCATTGACTTCGAAGGCTTTGAGAAGGCTGCTGCTCACAGCGACAATAAGATTTTATTGTTCTGTAGCCCTCATAATCCAGTTGGTCGTGTGTGGACAAAAGAAGAGCTAGAAAAGCTAGCCGATATTGTTATTAAACATGATTTATTTTTGATTTCTGATGAGATTTGGTATGACTTTGTGGCAAGTGGTCACCACCATCATGTCACAGCAACCATCCATCCCCAGTTAGCTAGTCGGATGATTAGCTGTACCGCTCCATCTAAAAGTTTTAACTTGGCTGGCGCAGGCCTCTCTAATATTATTATTGAAGATCCTGATGTTCGCAGCCGCTTTAAAAAAGAAGTTGCCTTAGTTCGTGGTGATCTGATTAATGCTTTTGGTTATAAGGCATGCGAACTCGCCTATACCCAATCAGAAAGATGGCTAGATGAGCTGTTAAAAGTCATTCGTACCAACCATCAATTAGTCCATGATTTCTTCGAACAGGAATTTCCATTAATCAAAGCACCTCTGCCAGAAGGAACATACTTGCAGTGGCTTGATTTTAGAGCGCTCGGTTTATCCAATGAGGAACTCGAACAGTTTCTACATGAAGAAGCAGAATTTTTCACGGATGAAGGTTATATATTCGGATCTGAAGGTGACGGCTTTGAGCGGATTAATGTGGCGCTGCCGACTAAACAACTAGACATCCAACTAAAAAAACTAAAAGCTGCCTTAGTGAGGCGCGGCTTTTAGTTCAGCAAGTTTATCATTTAGTTTTTGGTAAACAACTTTCATTTCGGCTTCTGTACTTTTTTCAACAGCCTCTTCAAGCTGCATCCAAGCAACGGCACTGTTTTCGTCTTCTTTGACTCGCAGTTTCTCGCTTTCATCAGCTTGTATTAAATAGGTGATGTTTAAATGCAGGTGTTCTTTAATCGGTTGGCCCTTCTTAACGTGAGCAGGCACAGGTAAAATTTCAATCGAATAGATACTATTTTGGACAGGTTTGAGTTGACTCAAGCCTGTTTCTTCTTGGACTTCTTTTAGAGCAACTTGAAGTAAATCTGGTTCGCCATCGACATGACCACCTAACCACGACCACGATTGATAGATGTTATGGTACGCCATCACCGTTTTTGTCCAATCATCATTCACTACCCATGCCGATACGGTAAAGTGAGCAGCCGAATTTTCTCGCGTTAAGAGATTGTCATACTGGTCTAAATAGGCCAACATCTCTTTTTGGTCGGTTATTTCTTGTTGATTATAAGCTTGATATTGCGTTATTAAGTCACGTAATGGCATGAAATCCCTCTTTCACAGTTGGTTTTTTTACAGTATACATCACAGGTTAGCTCTTTAGGTAAATTGGAGATACCCGTTCATTACTACACGAAAGAATCTCACCAATCTAAATCATCGGAATTATTGTAATCCTCACACTCAGCTTGCCAATCTGACATATTTTCTTTAATATCATCGCATAGAATCAAGTAACTTTCTTTATCAACATGACCGTGATCCAGCATAGATTTATAAAACTTCTTGATGCTTGCAGCCGTTGATTTTATTGTTACAGGTGTTGACCACATAGCTTTTCGTATGAAGAAGTCGCCTAAAAACCCATGAATTTCATTGCCGCAACCAGCAGCCATTTCCAAAGGTTCATAATACAAAAGATAGGTATTAATATAGAAATCAACAGTAGCCAAATGATTGCTAATAGTATTCATCTTTAAATGAGTTGCTTTCAAGTCAGCTTCAAAAATGTTCAAGTATTGTTTATTTTGTTCACGGATGGTTTCAAACAAAATATCGTCTGTTTCATAATCCATTTAATAACCTCCTTTAAACTAATTTATGTCAATTTTATGTTTTTATTATACGCGGTAAATGTAGTTGCGTAACTTAGCTTTCATTAATCATCACAGCTAAATAACGAATCATCGATTAATAAGCTCTTCAAGTGCCGCATTGTAATCGTCCATCGCAGCATTAACCGTTGCTAAAAAATCTTTTTCTCTATCAGATGCTTTACGAACTTCAACACCATTTTCTTTTATAACATATTCAATGTGATCTCCAGCGCTCATATCGAGTTTCTCTAAGACATCCGGTGGTAATGTCGTCATCATGCTATGCCCAGATTTTTGTGTACTGCTCTGAATTATTTTCATACTCATCACCTCTTATACTTAGTATATTGGTGTATACAATTACAATCAACTTTAACTATTAAATATTTGGGTCTCCTATTCAAATAAAAAAACCATGTATGACGTATCATACATGGCACAAAACAGTTCATTCAGCTAGTGTAAAAGACAGCTGCTCTGAATCACCAGATGGCGTATCTTCAACGATTGTCGTCCAATTAATACGAGAATCATCGAACAAACTCGTATAAAATTGGGCTGCTTCAAGAGCTTGCGTATCGTACCACAAATTTGGAACCAATTTTTGCATGAGGATTCCCTCCTATATCATATAGCTACCTAACAAGAAACTTGCCACAAGTGCACATAAGGGAACAGACAAAATAAAGATAATAATACCAATAATCGAACGATCTTCTCGCCAAACAATCGCCACTAAGTTACCAAACAGACTAATAAAAGCAGCTACACCTGCTGAAAAAAGAACGAGCAGTAATAGCCAATTCAAAATCGTTTGGGTGACATCTGGGCCACCCCAAATACTGCGAATAACAGCGACAAAACCAAAGGAAAGTAAAAAATAGACCATTGCCCAATTTGAAAGCTTACCCAACTTTGTTTTTGGCAGAAAGGTTAATTTCATCGTGAGTCCTCCAATTAACGTTTGCAAGTTTAATTGGCTTTATTTTACCACTCTCACTTGCTTACTGTCTTCTTTTTATTACTTACTCTTACGACTACTGCCGTCTTGATAATTGATTTCGTAGCCATCTTGAATATTAAAGATATAAACATTAAAGCTTAACCCTTCATCTTCAACCGATTGAGCCATCATATGAACGCCTCTAGCGACCAGTTCATCATCTCTAAATATCGGTTCAACTAAATAGCGCACATGATTATTCGTTTGTTCTAAGTAATAATCAATATCATTTTCAAAACGTAGCATATGGGGATTATTTAAACTTCTAGTCCCTGTCATCAAGTTACGAATATTATTATTCTCACCCGTTAATTGAAAGCCAATCAAATGACTACGGTTATATAACCATTGGCCGTTATCTAATTTCTTCTGTTTCCAGCCGGTTGGATCGATGTATAATGGCTCGCGTTCTTCAAGCGGGAATAAATCAGTTCCCAACATGGCGTGGGCAGCGCCCACACGGTTTAAGCGGTCTAACTCGCTAAACGACTGCCAGCTTCCATCATCGAGTGATAATTCATCAGCGTCAAACGTTGGCTTGTTGCCGTTCACTTCAATCACTTGATTGACGCCATCGTATTCTAAATAAGTAAGTTCAGATGCGGGCACCGTTTCTGTTAAAAATAAATCCTCTATCCACCCTTGAATTACCGGTAATGGCTGGGTCATTAATATAAATAAGACCGCTGCAGCGGCTAAAATACCATTTACAACTTTTAAACTAACATCTAATTCATCTTTTTTCTTTCTTCCTCTTGTTGCCATCTTTTTGTCTTCAACTATCCTTTCTGGAATCCTTCATCATGTAGATAGGATTCAGCTTGTTCTTTTGTTTTAAAAATCCCTTCTACTTGATCGCTTGGTAATAAAACCGACCATACTGGATTTTCAAATTGTAGGCGCAATACGTCACCACTTTTACTAAACCACAATTCTGAATAGCCATCTTCATAGCCCAATTCTGTTTTCTTTAAAAAGCTGATGGCCTCTTCTACTAGACCGCGAATCGTTTCTTCATCTTCTTCTAAAACAGAAATATAACCTTTTTTAGTTTCTTCTTTTGGTAGGTAGCCGGCATAAATAAAGGCATTACCGTTCGGATGTAAGAAGCGAACCAATACGGTTTTAGCTACTGCACTACCTTTAAAGTGATAGTTTAAGCGGTTCATGGAAACTGCTTGGCTTTCTAATTCTGAATAGCTATCAAAAATACGTTTTTTTTCCTCAAATGATAACATCTGTTATCCTCCTCTTTACGAAAAATAATCGGATTGCAGCGTCGGCAGTCCGATTAGTTTTTCATGCTTAAATATAATATAGGTTTTCTGATGAATAAACTGGATCGCTAGTAATATTCAAACCTAGATTTCTTAAAATTTGTTCGTCATCTTTTTTCAACATCACCGTTGAATGGGCTTGAACACCTGATAATTCAGATAATTTATTATAGCACAATTGGGCAGTTGGGTTAGTAACCGCACTAATCGCTAAAGCAATTAAAATTTCGTTGGCGTTCAAAACAGGCATACGATTATGTAAAACATCTGCTTTTGTTCTTTGAATGGTTTCTAAAATAGTCAGAGACAATAATGGAATCTCGTCAGCGACATTGGCTAATACTTTAATAGCGTTCAAAATAGCTGCAGAAGAAGAATCCATTAAATTAGAGGTACGTCCTGTTACAATGCGACCATCTCTTAATTCAAAGGCCATCACTGATTTCGCATCATTGGTTTCTGTCTGAGCACGTAACTTTTCTGCATAACGACGAGCTGGTAGAACAGGCGGACGGTCTTCTTGTTGCACGCCCACATCTTCCAACAACATCTTCATTCGGTACATAATGTCTTCGCCGATTAAGCCTTTTTTATAGTCACATTCTGTTGCAAAACTACGACGAATAATTTCTTGTTTAGAAGCCTCTTGAACGACAGCGTCATCTGTAATCCCAAAGCCAACACGGTTCACGCCCATATCAGTCGGTGATTGGTAAATGGATTCTTCACCTGTGATACGCTCGATAATCCGTTTGATAATCGGAAACGTTTCGATGTCGCGATTATAATTAACCGCAATCTTGTTGTATTTGTCGTAATGGAAGTTGTCGATCATATTTACATCTTTTAGGTCCACGGTTGCTGCTTCATAGGCAACGTTTAGGGGGTGTTTCAATGGAATATTCCAAACCGGGAACGTCTCAAATTTAGAGTAACCTGCTTTACGACCGAGTTGATTTTCATGGTACAACTGGTTTAGACAGGTTGCTAATTTCCCGCTACCGCCACCTGGTGACGTCACGACAACAATTGGTTTTGTTGTTTCAATATAGTCGTTTTGGCCGAAGCCTTCTTCACTTGTAATCAAGTCGATATTTGATGGATAACCTTCAATACTGTTGTGGGTATACACTTTAATATCGCGTTTTGTCAGTTTGTTCATGAATAACTTGGTTGATGGCTGACCGTGGTAGCGTGTAATCACAACGCTATTGACTTTCAAGCCGAACTCTCTAAATTCATCAATCAAACGAAAAACATCCATATCGTAAGTAATACCGTAATCTCCGCGAATCTTATTACGTTCAATATCGCCGGCGTACACACAAATCACGATTTCAGCTTGGTCTTTTAACCGCTGTAATAACTTAATTTTAGCATCTTCATCAAAACCTGGAAGGACTCTCTTGGCATGTTTGTCTCCGATTAATTTGCCGCCAAATTCTAAATACAATTTGTCGTAATGATTGACGCGTTCTAAAATATAACGCGACTGCTCTTCAATATATTTCTTGGAATCAAAGCCTATTTTACTCATACCAAACCCCCACTTTTCATTCTGCTCTGCTACTGTTCAACTCTATTAATTATAAAGATAATCTAGCCGATTGCAACGTTAGCACCCTCTTTTTTTATTACCAGTCTTGCTGCCAATTTTCAAATATTTTTTGATACTCCTTAATCATCGCTTCTTTTCGTTTCAATAAGGTCGATAGCGCGCCTAACAACTGTTCCGGCTCATCACACATATCGCAATCTTCCTTTTGGCGTTCAATCGCTTCTTCCACTGGCTCATAAGGAACAGCTAGCTTAATCTCATTTAAAATCGCATAAATTTGTTTGCGCATCCGTTCCATTCTCTGTGGCTGAGCTGCTTTAATCTCTTCCAAATGCCCCAACACATAGGAGAAAGGCAAATGACGCAGCATCCTGCCCTCTTTTACATGGACATATTCCTTTGTAAATGGACTAACGCCATTAGCAGTACCATGAATTTGATACCATCCATCATAAATATCCCACTGTCCCTCGCTGATTTCCGGTTGAAAATCACGTTTCACTCGAAAGACCTTATCTTCACCTGTAATTTCAGCTACCCAGCGCTTTTCATCCTGCTCACTAGGCATCAAAAACAACCGTTGTGCTTTCATCTCTGTCACTTCTTTCCTGTCATTCTCGTCTTATCTAGTTTGGCATAAGTTAACGAAAAATGGAAATGAAAGTCAGAAAAAAAATAACCCATTTTGCGGAAAGGTGCTGTTTCTGCTGGACAATTGCTAATAAGAAAAGCGGACAAGTCCGCCTTGGCCTATAAAAAAAGTCAGACGTTTTTAGCGTCTGACTGATTCTGTAAGCTATTTTATTCTGAGCGAAGTGCTTCTACTGGGTCTTTCTTAGCTGCCATACGAGATGGAATCACGCCTGCAATTACAGTTAGAATTAAACTGATTAAAATGAGGCCAATACCACCCATTGCTGGTAGCGAAGAGATACCTGAAATACCTGTCATATTTTTAATGATGATATTAATCGGAACATTCAATAGTAAGGTAATACCAATTCCTAGCACACCTGATAAGAGACCAATAATAAAGGTTTCGGCATTAAAGACGCGAGAAATATCTTTCTTAGATGCTCCGACGCTTCGTAAAATACCAATTTCTTTTGTTCGTTCTAGAACAGAGATATAAGTAATAATCCCAATCATAATAGAAGATACAACTAAGGATACACCTACAAAGGCAATCAATACGTAAGAAATGATGTTAATGATTGACGTTACCGAACTCATCAATGTTCCCACCAAGTCAGAGTAAGTAATCGTATTTTCATCACGACCTGCTTCTGTTTCTGCATCATTGTATTCAGCAATTAAGGCTTCTAAACTATCTTTCGCTTCAAAGTCTTTCGCATAAATATTAATAGATGATGGTTTAGCCAAATCAACTGCACCTAATGTTGCTAGGTTTGCGTCATAAGTGGCATTGGCATTGTCTTGATAAGTAGCGATTAATTCTGCCAATTCTTCTTCAGACAAGGTTGCCATATAGGCACGTTGTTCATCTGATAAATTAGCTAAATTAAATTCTTCGCCACTATCTTCTGGGAATTCCAGACCCGTAAAGACATTAATTTCTGGGTTCTCTTTTTGTTCCTTTACAATCGTTGCTTCGTTTGTTTGGTTAATGACCCATTCTTTCAAGTTGCTTGTGTAACCAATTGATCCTGTTTCTTGTCCAGTGATTGCTTCCTCATTTGGACGCATAATCCCAACAATTTTTAACGCTTGACTGTTGGCAATCACGTCTTCCATAAAGGCTTCATCGTCACTGCGATTTACCCAATGGTCATTTTCTTTTTCATACATATCGGTATCTAACACTAATTGGAAGGTCATTGCCATTAATTCGTCATAAGAATAAGCAGGTGCATCTTCCATATCTACGCCTTCACCATTCATGATTTTTTCAAAATTATCTGCTAGCGTTTCTTGACTCAACAAGCCAAGTGCATACAACATATAATCGCTGACACTATTGTTTTCATCCACAATTAAAACTACTTCATTTGCCTCTTCTGGCCAGCGACCAGTCAAGGTATCATATTGTGTTTCTAATAAGTCTTGATTATCTAGCATTTCAGTCCAGATATTCATTTGAGAAGAAGCCGCACTACCACCAGATAATGCGTTTTGCAACGGATTACCACCGCCTGCCATCATTTGGCCCATCCCAATAGCATCAAGAACTTGTGATGGATTCACTTTTAGCACACCATCAACACTGTCTTGGCTGTAAATATTGATTGGAAGGTTATAGCTGTATTGAATGGCATTCGTCACATCCCCTACACGGCTATCGGTTTCCAAAAATGTTTTAAAAGCTTCTAAGTTATTTGAACCTTGGCGATTTGACAAAGTATCCATAACATCTTTCATAATCGGTGTTGCCGTTACTTCACCGTCTGTCGCTTCGTTTGACGCGCTCGCATTCACACCCATCAAAGCCTGCATAATCACCGACATATCCAAAGTCGACTCTTCAATCGTTAGCGGATAAGACGACAAGGTATCTTCTTCAATACGTGAAATATAGTTTTGAACCCCATTAGAAAGGGAAAGAATTAAGGCAATTCCAATAATCCCAATACTGCCGGCGAAAGCCGTCAAGAAGGTCCGTCCTTTTTTAGTCAGTAAGTTATTAAAACTTAGTCCTAGTGCTGTAAAGAAGGACATAAAGGTCTTTTCATTTTTTAGAACGGTACTCTCACGTAATTCGCTCTCCGTTGTCGGGTTGGAATCTTCTAAAATTTCACCGTCTAGCACTTTGATAATTCGTGTTGAATATTCTGCTGCTAAATCAGGATTATGGGTAACCATAATTACTAAACGATCAGAGGCAATTTCCTTTAGCAGGTTCATAATTTGAACACTTGTCTCAGAATCCAAGGCCCCTGTTGGTTCATCAGCCAGCAAGATTTCCGGATCATTAATCAAGGCACGCGCAATAGCAACCCGTTGCATCTGTCCACCTGACAATTGGCTAGGACGTTTATTCATATGGTCTTTCAACCCAACTTTAGTTAAGACATCACGCGCACGTTCACGGCGTTCATCTTTTGATACACCTGATAAGGTTAAGGCAAGCTCCACATTTGCCAAAACAGATTGATGGGGAATCAAGTTGTAACTTTGGAAAATAAACCCAACCGAGTGATTTCGGTAAGTATCCCAATCTTTTTCTTTAAAGTCTTTTGTTGATTTGTTATTGATTAGTAAATCACCGCTACTGTATTGATCTAATCCTCCAATAATATTCAGCATCGTTGTCTTACCTGAACCACTTTGACCCAGAATAGACACAAATTCGTTGCTTCGGAATTTCAAATTGATGCCTTTTAATGCTTGAACGGTTTCGTCACCTGTTCGGTATTCTTTTGTAATATTCTTTAACTCTAGCATTATCTCTCACCTTTCATCATGACTACTGCCAGCTCCACCAAACAATCTTCGCAGTCCATCATTACCTACAATAGTGTAGATTTTTTACAAAGTGAATGCAAGACAAGAGTCTTTAAATTTTCAATAAAATACGACTAACCTTCCAATATCTGTGCCATTGCTTCTTGCATATCCGTTGTCGGTCGTTGGCAAGTAAAATTCTGACACACATAAATCATGGTTTGACCCGGATTATTCGGATAATCGCTTGTATAAGGAGCCAAATCGGCCAAGTCCGCTGCGTCATCAGCCAGCAAGGTCACCACATTTGGTAAGTAAGCGGTCTGTAATTTTTCTAAAAAGCGCGCCTTTTCTTTGCCGAAAACAAGGACCTGCTGACTTGGGTAATGGGTTAAGAGCAAACTTCTCATTAAGCTTGGTGTGGAAGCCGGTGCTTCTTTTATATCGGTATTGAAAATACTTAGGAGTTCATTTAACCGCTTTTCATAGTGGCTATGAGCTGTCATTAAGGCTAGCTTGGCATAAACAAAGCTTGCGATACTATTACCTGATGGCAAGCCGCCTTCAACGACTTCTTTCTCTTGAACAATCATTTGTTCGCTGTCACTGCCGCTAAAGAAAAAGCCGCCTAACTCCGTATCCCAAAATAAATCTTCCATCTCTCTACACGTCGCCATCGCTTTTTCTAAATTCTTGCGGTCAGCCCCTGCTTCATAGAGGCTTAAATAAGCCCATGATAAAAAGGCATAATCATCTAAGTAGGCATGGAACTTGGCCTCACCTTGACGGTAGCGAGCTTGCAATCGGCCATTTTCGTAAAGCTTCTCTTCTATAAAAAGAAGAGCCTTTTTTGCCATTTCTAGCATATCAGTGTCTTGGAAAACGGCAGCTGCCTGACTTAGAGCCGCAATCATTAAACTGTTCCAACTCGTTAGTACTTTATCATCCAGATGCGGGTAAACGCGCTCCTTCCGAACCGCTAACAAACTTTGGCATGCTTGACTCAATGTCATAACGATTTCTTCTTCTGATAAGCCATAGTCTGCTGCATAAGTTGAAAAATCAAGTTGCGGTAAGTAAAGAATGTTTTTCCCTTCAAAGTTTCCGCGCGGCGACACACCATAAACATCGACAAACAAATCTGCCGTTTCTTCATCTAAATGGTCGTAGATTTCTGAGAATGTCCATGTATAGTATTTTCCTTCTTCACCTTCTGAATCGGCGTCAATGGCTGAATAAAAACCACCTTCCTCAGCTGTCATTTCAGCTTTAATAAAGGTTACCAGTTGAAGGGCTTTTTCCTTATAAAATGGCTTTTTAGTTATTTGATAGCTACTTGCTAGCACCATTAATAGCATGGCATTATCATAGAGCATTTTTTCAAAGTGCGGCGTCTTCCAACGACGGTCTACTGTATAGCGTGAAAACCCAAAACCAAGTTGATCCCAAATGCCCCCTTTTATCATATTAACTAACGTGTGTTCCACCATATAGAGGGCTTTTTTAGTCTTAGTTACTTGATAATAGTGCAATAAAAATAGTAAGTTTTGCGCTTGCGGAAATTTTTGTCCCGTTCCGAAGCCACCAAACACCAGATCGAAACGTTGTTCAAGTGTTTGATAGGCTTGATCAATGGTTTCTTTCGACAAACCTTCTCCTTTTTCTCGCTCAATTGTTTTATCCAAAGCAGCTTTTACATTTTTTTCGATGTCAGCTAACTGATTTTTATCTTCCTTATAAATACGGTGAACATGCGACAATACATCTACTAAGCCTGGCAATTGCTGTCTTCGCTCCTTAGGGAAATAAGTCCCCGCAAAGAAAGGTCGTTTTTCAGGCGTCATCACAATCGTTAAGGGCCAACCGCCTTGCCCTGTCATCATTTGGCAAATTTTCATGTAGACAGAATCAATATCTGGACGCTCTTCGCGGTCCACTTTAATAGCGACATAATGGTCGTTCATATAACGAGCAACACCTTCGTCCTCAAAGGATTCGTGGGCCATGACGTGGCACCAATGACAAGTTGAATAGCCAATAGATAGAAAGATAGGCTTGTCTTCTTTTTCTGCCTTATTGAATGCTTCTTCTCCCCACGGATACCAATCAATTGGATTATTGGCGTGTTGGAG
This genomic interval from Jeotgalibaca arthritidis contains the following:
- a CDS encoding DUF438 domain-containing protein: MKLQSERSKEFEARQVILKDLILRLHAGEDEENIKAEFKEHFEQVSAFEISVMERRLMSQGIQAEEIMLLCNVHASLFNGSIESVYEFSEEQDKPGHPIRVIKEENLAIETALDRLEKLLVVYLEEQAADLKHGLLLQLDILWEIDNHYSRKENSFFPIMERYGLTAPPKVMWGVDDEIRQFIKDFRLIIETDQLDQAVEAFDKMKYEIEEMIVKEEEIMLPMIMPFFNEDDWLSIAAESEEIGYCMIQPEAKWQPERHQFQTNGIPTDKDGNIQFETGYLTMKELEKILNEQPLELTFVDANDKVKYFNNGPGKKLFPRTKNALGREVYNCHPPKSQPMVRQLIADFKAGIKDSETLWFRARGNFVMVTYKALRDEDGTYMGAYEYVQDIEHIVDIDDERRSFD
- a CDS encoding MalY/PatB family protein; translation: MTYDFESLVDRRGVGSVKWDQMIAWKADVSPDAVPLSIADMEFKNPPEVIEGLKAYLDDSILGYTAPYASFQKAVIDWQQKRHQWTIEADWIVHTQGIVAAFYAAIRAFSKAGDGVIVFRPVYHPFLEAILDNDRKEVNVPLIETDGYYTIDFEGFEKAAAHSDNKILLFCSPHNPVGRVWTKEELEKLADIVIKHDLFLISDEIWYDFVASGHHHHVTATIHPQLASRMISCTAPSKSFNLAGAGLSNIIIEDPDVRSRFKKEVALVRGDLINAFGYKACELAYTQSERWLDELLKVIRTNHQLVHDFFEQEFPLIKAPLPEGTYLQWLDFRALGLSNEELEQFLHEEAEFFTDEGYIFGSEGDGFERINVALPTKQLDIQLKKLKAALVRRGF
- a CDS encoding NUDIX hydrolase, whose amino-acid sequence is MPLRDLITQYQAYNQQEITDQKEMLAYLDQYDNLLTRENSAAHFTVSAWVVNDDWTKTVMAYHNIYQSWSWLGGHVDGEPDLLQVALKEVQEETGLSQLKPVQNSIYSIEILPVPAHVKKGQPIKEHLHLNITYLIQADESEKLRVKEDENSAVAWMQLEEAVEKSTEAEMKVVYQKLNDKLAELKAAPH
- a CDS encoding recombinase, encoding MDYETDDILFETIREQNKQYLNIFEADLKATHLKMNTISNHLATVDFYINTYLLYYEPLEMAAGCGNEIHGFLGDFFIRKAMWSTPVTIKSTAASIKKFYKSMLDHGHVDKESYLILCDDIKENMSDWQAECEDYNNSDDLDW
- a CDS encoding AbrB/MazE/SpoVT family DNA-binding domain-containing protein, which encodes MKIIQSSTQKSGHSMMTTLPPDVLEKLDMSAGDHIEYVIKENGVEVRKASDREKDFLATVNAAMDDYNAALEELINR
- a CDS encoding VOC family protein, coding for MQKLVPNLWYDTQALEAAQFYTSLFDDSRINWTTIVEDTPSGDSEQLSFTLAE
- a CDS encoding DNA/RNA non-specific endonuclease produces the protein MATRGRKKKDELDVSLKVVNGILAAAAVLFILMTQPLPVIQGWIEDLFLTETVPASELTYLEYDGVNQVIEVNGNKPTFDADELSLDDGSWQSFSELDRLNRVGAAHAMLGTDLFPLEEREPLYIDPTGWKQKKLDNGQWLYNRSHLIGFQLTGENNNIRNLMTGTRSLNNPHMLRFENDIDYYLEQTNNHVRYLVEPIFRDDELVARGVHMMAQSVEDEGLSFNVYIFNIQDGYEINYQDGSSRKSK
- a CDS encoding DUF1846 domain-containing protein, whose translation is MSKIGFDSKKYIEEQSRYILERVNHYDKLYLEFGGKLIGDKHAKRVLPGFDEDAKIKLLQRLKDQAEIVICVYAGDIERNKIRGDYGITYDMDVFRLIDEFREFGLKVNSVVITRYHGQPSTKLFMNKLTKRDIKVYTHNSIEGYPSNIDLITSEEGFGQNDYIETTKPIVVVTSPGGGSGKLATCLNQLYHENQLGRKAGYSKFETFPVWNIPLKHPLNVAYEAATVDLKDVNMIDNFHYDKYNKIAVNYNRDIETFPIIKRIIERITGEESIYQSPTDMGVNRVGFGITDDAVVQEASKQEIIRRSFATECDYKKGLIGEDIMYRMKMLLEDVGVQQEDRPPVLPARRYAEKLRAQTETNDAKSVMAFELRDGRIVTGRTSNLMDSSSAAILNAIKVLANVADEIPLLSLTILETIQRTKADVLHNRMPVLNANEILIALAISAVTNPTAQLCYNKLSELSGVQAHSTVMLKKDDEQILRNLGLNITSDPVYSSENLYYI